A single Mesotoga sp. UBA6090 DNA region contains:
- a CDS encoding DUF5131 family protein: MALSSKIEWTEATWNPVTGCSKFSKGCEHCYAERLCKRLKAMGNKKYENGFKPTAHPESLHEPLDWRQSRMIFVVSMGDLFHEDISDDFIMSVFETMNRAYWHTFQVLTKRAERLLDISERIKWTPNIWAGVTVECADYKYRIDLLKSVPSKVRFVSMEPLIGGIGYVELRKVHWVIAGGESGPGSRALNPRWVREIRDQCRDQDVAFFFKQWGGFNKKANGRVLDGKTWNQLPV, translated from the coding sequence ATGGCGCTTAGTTCGAAAATCGAGTGGACAGAAGCGACGTGGAATCCTGTAACCGGCTGTTCTAAGTTTAGCAAGGGCTGTGAGCATTGCTACGCTGAAAGATTATGCAAAAGGTTGAAAGCTATGGGTAATAAGAAGTATGAAAACGGCTTCAAACCTACTGCTCATCCGGAGTCGTTACATGAACCACTTGACTGGAGACAATCGAGAATGATATTTGTCGTATCGATGGGGGATCTCTTTCACGAAGACATATCCGACGATTTCATAATGAGTGTATTTGAGACTATGAACAGAGCTTATTGGCACACTTTTCAAGTACTGACAAAGCGAGCGGAGCGCCTGCTAGATATTTCAGAAAGGATCAAATGGACACCAAATATCTGGGCTGGTGTGACAGTTGAATGTGCAGACTATAAGTATAGAATAGATTTGTTGAAAAGTGTACCTTCGAAAGTCCGTTTCGTTTCAATGGAACCCTTAATTGGCGGAATAGGTTACGTTGAGCTGAGGAAAGTACACTGGGTGATCGCTGGTGGGGAAAGCGGACCTGGTTCGCGCGCTCTTAATCCAAGATGGGTGAGGGAAATTCGCGATCAGTGTAGAGATCAAGATGTCGCTTTCTTCTTCAAACAGTGGGGGGGGTTCAACAAGAAAGCTAACGGCCGGGTTCTTGACGGTAAGACGTGGAATCAATTGCCTGTCTAG
- a CDS encoding recombinase family protein has protein sequence MRKAAAYARVSTKKQSETSIETQFEIVKNFARDNSIEIIDEFHDKITASGTEKRPGFSTMVERALNGAYNFILVDKQDRFERDSVEEQVIIRQLEEKKVYVLYAREYVDPRTPAGRLQRWIKSGVNQFYIENLREEIETKTTKVAKRGYFLGGVPPFGFKLKEVRDPEATRNRKVYVIDDSEASLVREIFRQFANGKGYGEIVAWLNREGHLTRRGGPWSRASLVDMLRNEKYSGTFTFRKGRKHNYHAKRDDTIRVPGAIPAIVDIQTWETVQSKLTSMKKVRSKPGPVLRGFVYCGDCGSKMYSSGANHRRYQCGRWYRKRDVKCISMSAAKADGFVISYMKKLLNEDIDFEELAVSGRRLLLSASPCRGDDREGHHL, from the coding sequence TTGAGAAAGGCCGCTGCTTACGCAAGAGTCTCCACGAAAAAGCAGTCTGAAACCAGTATTGAAACTCAGTTCGAAATAGTCAAAAACTTCGCCCGAGATAACTCCATCGAGATAATTGACGAATTCCACGACAAGATCACGGCCTCCGGAACCGAAAAGAGACCGGGTTTCTCTACCATGGTCGAAAGGGCGCTGAATGGTGCCTATAACTTCATACTCGTGGACAAGCAGGACCGCTTTGAGAGAGACAGCGTGGAAGAACAAGTCATCATAAGGCAGCTGGAAGAAAAGAAAGTCTATGTCTTGTATGCCAGAGAGTACGTGGATCCCAGAACTCCCGCCGGAAGACTTCAAAGATGGATCAAGTCCGGAGTTAACCAGTTTTACATAGAAAACCTCCGGGAGGAGATAGAGACTAAGACCACAAAGGTGGCGAAGAGAGGATACTTTCTTGGAGGGGTCCCACCATTCGGATTCAAGTTGAAGGAAGTGAGAGATCCTGAAGCAACCAGAAACAGGAAGGTATATGTAATAGATGATAGCGAAGCTTCTTTGGTCAGAGAGATCTTCAGACAATTCGCTAATGGCAAAGGCTATGGGGAAATTGTCGCCTGGCTGAATAGGGAGGGCCATCTTACCAGAAGGGGAGGCCCCTGGTCACGAGCGTCCTTAGTCGATATGTTGAGAAACGAGAAATACTCGGGGACATTCACTTTCAGGAAGGGAAGAAAGCACAACTATCATGCGAAGAGAGACGACACCATCAGGGTGCCTGGAGCAATCCCGGCAATTGTAGACATCCAGACGTGGGAAACAGTGCAATCAAAACTCACGTCCATGAAGAAAGTTCGATCTAAGCCGGGGCCTGTTCTGAGAGGGTTCGTCTACTGCGGTGACTGCGGTTCGAAGATGTACTCGTCAGGAGCGAACCACAGAAGGTATCAATGTGGAAGGTGGTACCGAAAAAGGGACGTGAAATGCATCTCAATGAGTGCTGCTAAGGCAGACGGATTTGTCATCTCATACATGAAAAAGCTTCTCAATGAAGACATAGACTTCGAAGAACTGGCAGTTAGTGGTAGGAGACTACTACTCTCAGCGTCTCCTTGTCGAGGAGATGATAGGGAAGGTCATCATCTATGA
- the tcmP gene encoding three-Cys-motif partner protein TcmP: MAKSWHPKEHSVIKETILEKYLRPWFMKTSSGFRHVFYFDTCSGPGVFKNGVIGSPIIALRKAHEIWKVHPKTKYHLVFCDIDSETIKTLETAIDELLCEFNDSFSDEVVIKCLNCDFVDDFQKILGHASSRSSASFFFIDPYSARTVPFITLVEATKKNSSEILFNFMLSDVNRNLRFWTSSDVQRIMGDERALDGIEDIEEISKIFSSNLKKQTGSLITRYSMVSSKKKSPLYDLFHLTKHCDGISIMKEVMSSLSKTPHYFSNDDRYSKDQLTIFMPGSNYSFAEVLRQLVDRQEMKVEEICDFIVCSDKFQWSKKDVRAHLKELLDNGQIEVTSGSKTINKNSIVRITEET; the protein is encoded by the coding sequence ATGGCAAAAAGCTGGCATCCAAAGGAGCATTCGGTAATTAAGGAGACGATCCTAGAGAAGTATCTTAGACCGTGGTTTATGAAGACATCAAGTGGATTCCGTCACGTTTTCTATTTTGATACATGTTCCGGTCCGGGAGTTTTCAAGAACGGAGTAATCGGATCACCAATAATTGCGTTAAGGAAGGCACACGAGATCTGGAAGGTTCACCCAAAGACAAAGTACCACCTCGTATTCTGCGACATTGATAGTGAAACGATAAAGACACTTGAGACCGCTATTGATGAGCTGCTCTGCGAGTTCAACGACTCCTTTTCTGATGAAGTAGTAATTAAATGTCTCAACTGCGACTTCGTGGATGACTTTCAGAAGATTCTCGGACACGCTTCGAGTCGTTCCTCCGCTTCGTTTTTCTTCATTGATCCTTACAGTGCGAGAACGGTACCCTTCATAACCCTTGTCGAAGCAACCAAGAAAAATTCCTCGGAGATTCTATTCAATTTCATGCTTTCAGACGTAAACAGGAATCTAAGATTCTGGACCAGCTCTGACGTACAGAGGATCATGGGCGATGAAAGAGCTTTGGATGGTATTGAAGATATAGAAGAGATATCTAAGATCTTCTCATCAAACCTCAAGAAGCAAACCGGTTCTTTGATAACTAGATACTCAATGGTCAGTTCCAAAAAAAAGTCTCCATTGTACGATCTATTTCATCTAACAAAACACTGTGATGGAATCTCCATTATGAAAGAAGTAATGAGTTCATTGAGCAAGACGCCACACTACTTTTCTAACGACGATCGATACTCCAAGGATCAGCTAACCATTTTCATGCCCGGAAGCAATTACTCATTCGCCGAGGTGTTGAGACAATTGGTTGATAGGCAGGAGATGAAGGTAGAAGAAATTTGCGACTTCATCGTCTGCAGCGACAAGTTTCAGTGGTCGAAAAAAGACGTTAGGGCGCATCTTAAAGAATTGCTTGATAATGGGCAGATCGAGGTCACTTCCGGAAGCAAAACCATAAACAAGAACTCCATCGTCAGAATAACTGAAGAAACCTAG
- a CDS encoding ABC transporter permease yields the protein MARENVGRRFEYEKFGPLIALAILFVISAFASPYFLQTQNLLNILRQVSYTGIIALGMTFVIISGGIDLSVGSMVALVGGVVILALNWLVGIFGAGGEAWAILLALLVGLLFGAGLGALNGLMVTLGKIAPFIATLGTMAIFRSMALYIGSAGVFRSQSRLFPDLGMGSILGIPNPVIVFISLAVVFAIILNKTRYGRYLCAVGSNPKVAKYSAIKVNLTRFMSYVAVGITVGFSAVFLSARLNSMSSTNGGLNYELDAIAAVIIGGTPMTGGSGSILGTVIGAITLGIINNMLNMLGVSPYLQGTVKGVVIIGAVLIQRKRAQ from the coding sequence ATGGCAAGAGAAAATGTTGGTAGACGATTCGAATACGAGAAGTTTGGTCCATTAATAGCTCTTGCGATTCTATTCGTGATATCCGCTTTCGCCAGCCCGTATTTTCTTCAGACTCAGAATCTTCTAAATATTCTGAGGCAGGTTTCTTATACTGGAATCATAGCGCTTGGAATGACATTCGTCATCATTTCCGGAGGGATAGATCTTTCAGTTGGGTCGATGGTTGCTCTGGTAGGTGGAGTCGTGATTCTTGCGCTTAACTGGCTTGTTGGGATATTCGGTGCAGGGGGGGAAGCATGGGCAATACTCCTGGCACTTCTCGTCGGTCTGCTCTTTGGCGCAGGTCTGGGAGCACTTAATGGATTGATGGTTACTCTCGGAAAGATTGCCCCTTTCATTGCCACCCTGGGCACTATGGCGATATTCCGATCAATGGCGTTGTATATCGGAAGCGCAGGTGTCTTCAGATCGCAGAGTAGGCTCTTCCCAGATCTTGGAATGGGGAGCATTCTAGGAATTCCGAACCCGGTTATCGTTTTCATAAGTCTTGCGGTAGTCTTTGCCATAATACTCAATAAGACACGTTATGGTAGGTACCTTTGTGCTGTAGGCTCCAATCCGAAAGTCGCAAAGTATTCTGCAATAAAGGTAAATCTAACTAGGTTTATGTCATACGTAGCAGTCGGAATAACCGTGGGATTCTCCGCTGTCTTCCTCTCGGCCAGATTGAATTCTATGAGTTCTACAAATGGTGGTCTGAACTATGAACTGGATGCTATAGCTGCAGTCATAATCGGTGGAACACCAATGACGGGTGGGTCAGGTTCGATCCTGGGAACGGTAATCGGAGCGATCACACTCGGAATAATCAACAACATGCTGAACATGCTGGGAGTCTCGCCGTATCTGCAAGGAACGGTCAAGGGAGTAGTCATAATTGGCGCGGTCTTGATACAGAGAAAGAGAGCTCAATAA
- a CDS encoding sugar phosphate isomerase/epimerase family protein, producing the protein MGKRPVTLFTGQWADLTFEEICEKASSWGYDGLEIACWGDHMNLEMAAKDPKYVDERRRILEKHKLKCWALGAHLMGQCVGDLYDVRLDGFAPTSCKGDPEKIRAWGIEQMMYAPTAAKNMGCYTVTGFTGSPVWKFWYSFPQTTEKMVEDAYKEIVDLWTPIFDKFDAEGITFALEVHPTEIAFDYYTAKRLLEVFNYRKTLGFNFDPSHLIWQGVKPHLFVRDFAERIYHVHMKDAAVTLDGRAGILGSMMTFGDTRRGWNFRSLGHGHVNFEEIIRELNNVGYNGPLSVEWEDSGMEREFGAKEAAEFVRKVDFEPSNVAFDDAMRS; encoded by the coding sequence ATGGGTAAGAGACCTGTTACACTATTTACCGGTCAGTGGGCCGATCTCACTTTCGAAGAAATCTGCGAGAAGGCCAGTTCATGGGGATATGATGGTTTGGAGATAGCATGTTGGGGCGATCATATGAATCTTGAAATGGCTGCGAAGGATCCAAAGTACGTCGATGAAAGAAGGCGAATCCTCGAAAAACACAAGCTAAAATGCTGGGCCCTCGGTGCCCATCTTATGGGGCAGTGTGTGGGAGATCTTTATGACGTAAGGCTTGATGGATTTGCTCCTACCAGCTGTAAAGGGGATCCCGAAAAGATTCGAGCATGGGGGATCGAGCAGATGATGTACGCTCCTACAGCTGCAAAGAACATGGGCTGCTATACTGTAACAGGCTTCACAGGCTCTCCTGTATGGAAGTTCTGGTACTCGTTCCCTCAGACAACGGAAAAAATGGTGGAAGATGCTTATAAAGAGATAGTTGATCTCTGGACACCGATTTTCGATAAGTTTGACGCTGAAGGAATTACCTTCGCTCTTGAAGTTCATCCCACCGAAATCGCGTTTGATTATTACACCGCAAAGAGACTGTTAGAGGTATTCAATTACAGAAAGACGCTTGGATTCAATTTCGATCCAAGCCATCTCATCTGGCAGGGAGTAAAACCCCACCTCTTCGTAAGAGACTTCGCAGAAAGGATCTATCATGTACACATGAAGGATGCTGCCGTGACATTGGACGGAAGGGCAGGGATACTTGGATCAATGATGACCTTTGGTGACACTAGACGGGGATGGAACTTCAGGTCTCTCGGTCACGGCCACGTCAATTTTGAAGAAATCATCAGAGAGCTTAATAACGTCGGTTACAACGGTCCTCTTTCAGTGGAATGGGAAGACAGTGGAATGGAAAGAGAGTTTGGTGCCAAGGAAGCGGCCGAGTTTGTCAGGAAAGTTGATTTCGAGCCTTCAAACGTCGCTTTCGACGATGCAATGAGAAGTTGA
- a CDS encoding ABC transporter substrate-binding protein, with amino-acid sequence MKKALVLMILVVFVLSAFAMAAEKIKIGVAIPSADHGWTGGIVWWAQRAIKDWNEKDPDVEFFLVTADSPAKQVGDVEDLMVKGIDALVILAHDSEPLTPVVEKAYNSGIFIVSVDRGLTKPVENVYVAGDNPGLGRVSGEWLAQALNYKGDIVVLEGIPCVINTERVDAFNEVMAKYPDIKILDSQPAYWDTARGLEIMENYLQKYPKIDAVWAQDDDVLVGVLQAYRESGRNDIKLFLGGAGSKEMVKKIIDNDPLVKADVTYPPSMIATGISMAVFAMRGQPLEGFYQQQIPSKIILAAELITADNAELYYEPDSIF; translated from the coding sequence GTGAAAAAGGCATTAGTTCTCATGATCCTGGTAGTGTTTGTACTCTCGGCTTTTGCCATGGCCGCCGAGAAGATTAAGATTGGTGTCGCCATCCCGAGTGCAGATCACGGCTGGACAGGTGGAATAGTATGGTGGGCACAGAGAGCAATAAAGGACTGGAACGAAAAGGATCCCGATGTTGAGTTCTTCCTTGTTACTGCCGATTCACCCGCGAAACAGGTTGGAGACGTTGAAGACCTCATGGTGAAGGGCATCGATGCTCTTGTAATTCTTGCTCATGATTCCGAGCCACTCACACCAGTAGTTGAGAAAGCGTACAACAGTGGGATATTCATTGTCTCTGTTGACAGAGGCCTCACCAAGCCTGTCGAAAATGTGTATGTTGCCGGCGACAACCCCGGTCTTGGAAGAGTATCTGGCGAATGGTTAGCACAGGCCCTGAATTACAAGGGCGATATAGTTGTTCTTGAAGGTATTCCATGCGTAATCAACACCGAAAGAGTAGATGCGTTTAATGAAGTCATGGCGAAGTATCCAGATATTAAGATCCTGGATTCTCAGCCGGCTTACTGGGATACTGCACGCGGACTCGAAATTATGGAAAACTACCTTCAGAAGTATCCTAAGATTGATGCTGTTTGGGCGCAGGATGACGACGTTCTTGTTGGAGTTCTTCAAGCCTACAGGGAATCTGGAAGAAATGATATCAAGCTCTTCCTTGGTGGCGCCGGATCAAAGGAAATGGTAAAGAAGATCATCGACAATGACCCTCTCGTAAAGGCAGACGTCACATATCCACCGTCAATGATCGCTACGGGTATTTCGATGGCTGTATTCGCAATGAGGGGCCAGCCTCTCGAAGGCTTCTATCAGCAGCAGATTCCTTCAAAAATAATCCTCGCTGCCGAGCTGATTACAGCTGATAACGCTGAACTCTACTACGAACCTGATTCGATATTCTAG
- a CDS encoding sugar ABC transporter ATP-binding protein codes for MGDALIKTQGISKEFSGVRVLDNIDIEINRGEIFGIIGENGAGKSTLVKILSGIYTPTEGKIFFEGNEVDIKDPLHAKMIGISIIPQEFNLINELNVYENIFLGSEITRKGFLNTREMKKRTISLLKELKKSIDPEEKIERLSVAQKQMVEIAKAIAFDSKLLIMDEPTTVLTLNEIEILFDLMRNLKESGVTIIYISHKLKEVKEICDRVMVLRDGKMISTSRTDEADEEEMARMMVGRELSQVFPEKVSPSEEIVFEVEGLTSHGLLEDISFGLRKGEILGFAGLVGAGRTELAETIIGIRKKDSGKISMNGRPVEIKSPIDAVKNKIAYLSEDRQGSGVITSFDMIKNTTLISLPAYSKILINNKLEKEKTKKYVDKFNIRAASLKTRLEFFSGGNQQKVSLAKSLDPEPEIFIFDEPTRGIDVNSKREIYRFMNELVREGVSCILISSELEEIIGMCNRVIVMKEGRITGILEGDHINEEEIMLHATGLKGVA; via the coding sequence ATGGGTGATGCCTTAATAAAGACCCAAGGAATTTCAAAGGAATTCTCAGGGGTCAGAGTTCTCGACAATATAGACATTGAGATAAACAGGGGAGAAATCTTCGGGATAATCGGAGAAAATGGCGCCGGCAAGTCTACACTTGTTAAGATTCTCAGTGGAATCTACACACCCACAGAGGGAAAGATCTTCTTTGAGGGTAATGAAGTAGATATCAAGGACCCCTTGCATGCAAAAATGATAGGAATCTCTATTATCCCTCAGGAATTCAACTTGATCAATGAGCTCAATGTTTATGAGAACATCTTCCTCGGAAGTGAGATTACACGCAAGGGGTTCCTCAACACAAGAGAGATGAAGAAGCGAACCATTTCTCTTCTGAAGGAGTTGAAGAAATCGATCGATCCCGAAGAGAAGATTGAGAGGTTGAGCGTGGCCCAGAAGCAAATGGTTGAAATTGCGAAGGCAATTGCTTTTGATTCTAAGCTCCTGATAATGGACGAACCGACGACTGTTCTTACTCTCAATGAAATTGAAATCCTCTTTGACCTAATGAGAAATCTCAAAGAGAGCGGCGTCACGATCATCTATATATCTCACAAACTTAAGGAAGTCAAGGAGATCTGTGATAGGGTTATGGTTCTGAGAGATGGAAAGATGATTAGCACCAGCCGAACTGACGAGGCAGATGAAGAAGAAATGGCGAGGATGATGGTTGGTCGTGAACTGAGCCAAGTCTTTCCCGAGAAGGTTTCGCCATCTGAAGAGATTGTTTTTGAAGTTGAAGGTCTAACTTCGCATGGCCTTCTGGAAGACATTTCCTTCGGTCTTCGCAAAGGTGAGATTCTCGGCTTTGCTGGTCTGGTAGGCGCCGGAAGGACTGAGCTTGCCGAGACGATCATTGGCATCAGGAAGAAAGACTCCGGCAAGATCAGCATGAACGGAAGACCTGTTGAGATTAAATCTCCTATCGATGCCGTGAAGAACAAAATAGCTTATTTGTCTGAAGACCGCCAGGGAAGCGGAGTTATCACTTCGTTCGACATGATAAAGAACACCACTCTCATTTCACTGCCTGCCTACTCTAAGATACTGATCAACAACAAGTTGGAGAAGGAGAAGACAAAGAAGTACGTCGACAAATTCAACATCAGGGCAGCCTCTCTGAAGACGAGACTGGAGTTCTTCAGCGGTGGGAATCAGCAGAAAGTGTCTCTTGCCAAATCCCTCGATCCGGAGCCCGAAATATTCATCTTTGATGAACCGACGAGAGGAATTGACGTAAACTCGAAGAGAGAAATATACAGATTCATGAACGAGCTAGTTAGGGAAGGTGTATCCTGTATTCTGATCTCCTCTGAACTTGAAGAAATCATAGGCATGTGTAATCGAGTGATCGTTATGAAAGAAGGAAGGATAACGGGAATCCTTGAAGGAGACCATATCAACGAAGAGGAGATAATGCTTCACGCCACTGGACTCAAGGGGGTTGCTTAG
- a CDS encoding Gfo/Idh/MocA family protein yields MIEGKEVASAGQLRYGMVGGGEGSFIGDVHRKAIAIDGLAKLVAGCFSIYYDDTVRTAKKLGVSDDRVYKDYKEMARKESEREDGIDFVSICTPNATHFAIAKEFLEANINVVCEKPLTVNESEAQELADLAKKRNLLFAVAYAYSGYAMVKHAREMIQNGAIGEIRVVMGEYAQDWLATRLEDTGNMQAAWRTDPSQTGKSNCVGDIGSHIENTVSYITGLKLKSLCASLDSFVPGRTLDDNAEILVRFDNGARGVFWASQVAVGHDNGLKVRIFGSKGSIEWEQENPNYLKIAYVGEPVQILSRGGGYMLPSAANVSRIPAGHPEGYYEAFANIYRNFATTLIKKKNGEDLSGADFPTVEDGLAGVRFIGKAVESSQKGSVWLDL; encoded by the coding sequence ATGATTGAAGGCAAAGAAGTCGCCTCAGCTGGTCAGCTAAGATATGGAATGGTAGGCGGCGGCGAGGGTTCATTTATCGGTGACGTTCATAGAAAGGCAATAGCAATAGACGGCCTTGCAAAGCTTGTGGCCGGGTGTTTTTCGATTTACTATGACGACACTGTAAGAACGGCCAAAAAACTTGGAGTTTCAGATGACAGAGTATACAAAGACTACAAAGAAATGGCCAGAAAAGAATCTGAGCGAGAAGATGGAATTGACTTCGTAAGTATCTGTACTCCAAATGCTACTCACTTCGCAATCGCAAAGGAATTTCTCGAAGCAAATATTAACGTCGTTTGTGAAAAGCCTCTTACAGTCAACGAATCTGAAGCACAGGAACTTGCAGATTTGGCAAAAAAGAGGAATTTGCTTTTTGCCGTCGCATACGCTTATTCCGGTTATGCAATGGTAAAACACGCAAGAGAAATGATACAGAATGGAGCAATAGGTGAAATTCGGGTTGTCATGGGTGAGTATGCTCAGGACTGGCTAGCTACAAGACTGGAAGATACCGGCAATATGCAGGCAGCATGGAGGACGGATCCCTCACAGACCGGAAAATCGAACTGTGTCGGCGATATTGGAAGCCACATTGAAAATACAGTTTCCTACATCACGGGCCTCAAGCTCAAGTCGCTTTGTGCCAGTCTTGACTCGTTTGTCCCGGGCAGAACCCTAGATGACAACGCCGAGATTCTCGTCAGGTTCGACAATGGGGCACGAGGAGTCTTCTGGGCCTCCCAGGTTGCTGTTGGTCATGACAATGGCCTTAAAGTCAGAATATTCGGAAGCAAGGGATCAATAGAGTGGGAACAGGAGAATCCAAACTACCTGAAGATAGCATACGTTGGGGAACCGGTTCAAATTCTTTCAAGAGGTGGAGGTTACATGCTCCCGTCTGCGGCAAACGTCTCCAGAATACCTGCGGGACATCCCGAAGGTTACTACGAAGCTTTTGCGAACATATACAGAAATTTCGCAACGACTCTTATAAAGAAGAAAAATGGAGAAGATCTCTCTGGTGCAGACTTTCCCACAGTAGAGGATGGTCTGGCAGGAGTTAGATTCATTGGAAAGGCAGTCGAGAGCTCCCAGAAGGGAAGCGTTTGGCTAGATCTGTAA
- a CDS encoding ABC transporter permease, whose product MKESNKGRLVPPITVFGFSFVVIISFALGGMVIGFNIIEEKESGAMRALMVTPIAKNELIFGRSIMGIVIPLFHALIATLIFDIPYIDYLKLIIVSVVSSIIGVVVGFLIGVVSSSQMSGIANMKISGWLLLMPVTLAFILPERAQWIFFWSPTYWSFVALRDILNISSKWSGFAFQVLWICLTTAILFLLMKNKIRKGLQTYLN is encoded by the coding sequence GTGAAGGAGAGCAATAAAGGAAGACTTGTTCCTCCGATTACGGTATTTGGTTTCAGCTTTGTCGTCATTATTTCTTTTGCCCTTGGCGGTATGGTTATCGGATTCAACATAATAGAAGAGAAAGAGTCCGGAGCTATGAGAGCTCTCATGGTAACTCCAATCGCAAAGAATGAACTCATCTTCGGCAGAAGTATCATGGGAATTGTGATTCCTCTATTCCATGCGCTCATTGCGACCTTGATATTCGATATTCCCTACATCGACTACCTGAAGCTGATAATCGTTAGCGTCGTGAGTTCGATAATCGGAGTAGTTGTCGGCTTTCTCATCGGTGTAGTTTCATCCTCTCAAATGAGCGGCATTGCAAATATGAAGATTAGCGGCTGGCTTTTGCTTATGCCTGTGACGCTAGCTTTCATACTTCCAGAGAGAGCTCAGTGGATATTCTTCTGGTCTCCTACTTACTGGTCATTCGTGGCGTTACGGGATATTCTGAACATAAGCTCAAAATGGAGCGGTTTTGCTTTCCAGGTTTTGTGGATCTGTCTAACGACAGCTATATTGTTCCTTTTGATGAAGAATAAGATAAGAAAGGGACTCCAGACTTATTTGAACTGA
- a CDS encoding HD-GYP domain-containing protein — MKGFDELRYIRPTLVIFVFVVTVLLMMLPYHVFQNEAIDYTQKIYSGIFETSVENLASTLSVGYFQWRAMYNAVSSGDEEFVKEMLSEIQEDFPGIRSARLISRPPDIPTQETYKLSTVDQELYLYFNIYDSLMENEISDRVVIARIDKDALLSEMHLDERVSLTSGGSKSFAYGLRAEVKGYDLTKWLIFHALAAGIIGVLFMMEVLALGLSRYYEMHGLQEITYLWEMEDSYTAFHSKNVSKIAGLLAKRIGLRGKKIREIVNGAKLHDIGKIGISHKILRKRGPLDEIEREVIQGHPEHGKEVLQHFKYLKKFIPYAYMHHEREDGTGYPQGLKGDQIPLEAKIIAVADVFEALTADRPYRDAYSFAQAVDMMTEMPLDQGIVSALIEILPELEPELRGRNPEKCCGIGCE; from the coding sequence ATGAAAGGATTTGACGAGCTTAGGTATATCCGTCCTACGCTAGTCATATTCGTTTTCGTTGTTACTGTTCTTCTAATGATGCTTCCGTACCACGTCTTTCAGAATGAAGCTATAGACTATACACAGAAGATATACTCAGGGATTTTTGAAACATCTGTCGAAAATCTGGCATCAACTCTTAGTGTAGGTTATTTCCAATGGCGCGCAATGTACAATGCGGTGTCTTCTGGAGATGAAGAGTTTGTTAAAGAGATGCTTAGCGAGATTCAGGAGGATTTCCCGGGGATAAGGTCTGCTAGGCTAATAAGCAGACCACCAGACATACCTACTCAAGAGACGTACAAGCTTTCAACAGTTGATCAAGAGCTCTATCTTTATTTCAATATCTATGACAGCCTTATGGAAAATGAGATCTCTGACCGGGTCGTGATTGCGAGAATTGACAAAGATGCTTTGCTCTCGGAGATGCATCTGGATGAAAGAGTAAGCTTAACTTCCGGAGGATCAAAGTCTTTTGCCTATGGGCTGAGGGCTGAAGTAAAAGGATACGACCTCACGAAGTGGCTGATTTTCCACGCTTTGGCGGCCGGGATAATTGGTGTCTTGTTCATGATGGAAGTGCTGGCTCTAGGTCTTTCCAGATACTATGAGATGCATGGTCTTCAGGAGATCACGTATTTGTGGGAGATGGAAGACTCATATACCGCCTTCCATTCTAAGAATGTGTCGAAGATCGCCGGACTTCTTGCAAAGAGAATTGGATTGCGGGGAAAGAAGATCCGGGAAATCGTTAACGGTGCGAAACTTCATGATATAGGAAAAATCGGGATATCTCACAAGATCTTGAGAAAAAGAGGACCGCTCGATGAGATTGAAAGGGAAGTCATTCAAGGACATCCAGAGCACGGAAAAGAAGTGCTTCAACACTTCAAGTACCTGAAGAAGTTCATTCCTTACGCCTATATGCACCATGAAAGGGAAGACGGTACGGGATATCCTCAGGGTCTGAAGGGGGATCAAATACCGCTAGAGGCTAAGATCATTGCCGTGGCCGATGTCTTCGAAGCCCTCACGGCTGACAGACCTTACCGAGACGCTTACTCCTTTGCGCAAGCTGTCGACATGATGACTGAAATGCCTCTTGATCAGGGTATAGTCTCTGCGCTCATAGAGATCCTCCCTGAACTTGAGCCGGAACTTCGCGGGAGAAATCCGGAAAAGTGTTGTGGGATAGGGTGTGAGTGA